Proteins co-encoded in one Christiangramia fulva genomic window:
- a CDS encoding prohibitin family protein, translated as MERLPKLTIPIIIGIVILIIFVANSTMTIGSGEAGVLYKTFGGGVVTDEPPLSEGFHIVAPWNKVFVYEVRQQSIEEQMNVLSSNGLEIELDASVWFQPAYDELGKLHREKGENYIQRLLQPAVRSAARAVVGRYNPEQLYSTKREAIQQEIFEETQLLLEDQYVQVNQVLVRDVSLPPTIKEAIERKLKQEQESLEYEYRLTKAEQEAKRQRIDAEGKARANEILNASLTDKILQEKGIQATLELAKSPNAKTVVIGSGKEGLPLILGNN; from the coding sequence ATGGAAAGACTACCCAAACTTACTATACCCATTATCATAGGTATAGTCATTTTAATAATATTCGTTGCTAACTCAACTATGACCATTGGTTCTGGTGAGGCTGGCGTATTATATAAAACATTTGGAGGCGGTGTGGTTACCGATGAACCTCCTCTTTCAGAAGGTTTTCACATCGTAGCTCCCTGGAATAAGGTTTTTGTTTATGAAGTCAGGCAGCAGTCTATTGAAGAACAAATGAATGTTCTTTCTTCTAACGGTCTGGAGATCGAATTGGATGCTTCTGTTTGGTTTCAGCCTGCCTATGATGAATTAGGAAAACTTCACCGGGAAAAAGGAGAGAATTATATTCAAAGATTGCTTCAACCGGCAGTAAGATCGGCGGCTCGTGCGGTTGTGGGGAGATATAATCCCGAGCAACTCTATTCTACCAAACGGGAAGCTATTCAACAGGAGATATTTGAAGAAACTCAGCTTCTCCTTGAAGATCAATATGTCCAGGTGAATCAGGTGCTGGTAAGAGACGTTTCACTACCTCCAACTATTAAGGAAGCAATAGAACGCAAGCTCAAACAGGAACAGGAATCCCTGGAATATGAGTACCGTTTGACCAAAGCAGAACAGGAAGCCAAAAGACAGCGTATTGATGCAGAAGGGAAGGCGAGGGCTAACGAGATACTTAATGCATCTTTAACTGATAAAATTTTGCAGGAGAAAGGAATTCAGGCAACTTTAGAACTTGCTAAATCACCAAATGCCAAAACAGTGGTTATTGGTTCCGGTAAGGAAGGTCTACCTTTAATTCTTGGAAACAATTAA
- the hisD gene encoding histidinol dehydrogenase yields MKKIVNPDRAEWAEILKRPTQSVADIEETVNQIFDEIRSKGNLAISKYTELFDGIKLDELKVSDTEIREASTSISEELKEAIDLAKKNIEKFHAAQKTEKFKVETMPGVECWQEKKPIQKVGLYIPGGTAPLFSSILMLAIPANLAGCKEIVLCSPPDKNGNINPAILYTAKLCGVTKIFKVGGIQAIGAMTFGTEDIPQVYKIFGPGNQFVTVAKQLATKYQVAIDMPAGPSELLVYADDSANPAFVASDLLSQAEHGKDSQVILVTTSEAMAVKVSEEIEEQLEQLPRKAIAEKAIENSRLIVVREEKEALELINEYGPEHFIVCSKNEGYFVENVENAGSVFIGNYAPESAGDYASGTNHTLPTNGYAKQYSGVNLDSFMKTISFQKISKSGIQKIGPAIELLAQAEGLQAHKNAVSLRLKEED; encoded by the coding sequence ATGAAAAAGATTGTCAATCCCGATAGAGCTGAATGGGCGGAAATTCTGAAAAGGCCTACGCAGTCGGTTGCCGATATTGAAGAAACCGTGAATCAGATCTTTGATGAGATAAGAAGCAAGGGGAATCTGGCTATTTCAAAGTACACCGAGCTTTTTGACGGTATTAAACTGGATGAGCTGAAAGTGAGTGATACCGAGATCCGGGAAGCAAGTACTTCAATTTCTGAAGAGCTTAAAGAAGCTATAGACCTCGCTAAAAAGAATATTGAAAAATTCCATGCCGCGCAGAAAACCGAAAAATTCAAAGTGGAAACCATGCCTGGCGTGGAATGCTGGCAGGAGAAAAAACCAATTCAAAAAGTCGGACTTTATATTCCCGGAGGTACAGCTCCGCTATTTTCATCTATTTTAATGTTGGCGATTCCCGCGAATCTTGCCGGTTGCAAAGAAATTGTTCTTTGCTCTCCACCTGATAAAAACGGAAATATCAATCCTGCGATTCTTTATACTGCGAAGCTTTGTGGCGTAACGAAAATTTTTAAGGTAGGCGGAATTCAGGCAATTGGAGCCATGACCTTTGGAACCGAGGATATTCCGCAGGTCTATAAGATCTTTGGCCCCGGCAATCAGTTTGTGACCGTTGCCAAGCAGCTGGCCACAAAATATCAGGTAGCCATCGATATGCCCGCCGGCCCTTCGGAATTACTGGTGTATGCTGATGATTCTGCCAATCCGGCATTTGTGGCTTCCGATCTTTTGAGCCAGGCCGAACACGGGAAAGACAGTCAGGTAATCCTTGTGACTACTTCTGAAGCGATGGCGGTTAAGGTTTCCGAAGAAATAGAAGAACAGCTGGAACAGCTTCCGCGCAAAGCGATCGCTGAAAAAGCCATAGAGAATTCACGGTTAATAGTTGTTCGTGAGGAAAAAGAGGCTTTGGAGCTCATCAATGAATATGGCCCCGAGCATTTTATCGTTTGTTCGAAGAATGAAGGATATTTTGTTGAAAACGTGGAAAATGCGGGCTCGGTTTTTATTGGTAATTATGCGCCTGAAAGTGCAGGCGATTACGCTTCGGGAACTAACCACACCTTGCCAACAAACGGTTATGCCAAGCAATACAGCGGCGTTAACTTGGATAGTTTTATGAAGACAATCTCTTTTCAGAAGATTTCGAAAAGCGGAATCCAAAAAATTGGTCCTGCCATAGAATTGCTTGCTCAAGCCGAAGGTTTACAGGCGCACAAGAACGCGGTAAGTTTACGATTAAAAGAAGAGGATTAA
- the hisG gene encoding ATP phosphoribosyltransferase, with the protein MKKEKLRIAVQKSGRLFEDSLKILKDAGISIDNGKEQLKASSGNFPLEVMYLRNGDIPQYLRDGVVDVAIIGENILVEKGQDIIRGEKLGFSKCRVSLAVPKTFKYSGIKDLDGLKIATSYPNTLNNYLEENGISAELHIINGSVEIAPNIGLADAICDIVSSGSTLFKNNLKEVEVMLKSEAVLAISPEISDSRKEILEKLQFRLKSVLNARTSKYILLNAPNDKLPEIFKLLPGMRSPTVLPLAEEGWSSVHTVINEERFWEVIDELKQNGAEGILVAPIEKMVI; encoded by the coding sequence ATGAAAAAGGAAAAATTAAGGATTGCAGTTCAAAAATCAGGGAGACTCTTTGAAGATTCACTGAAGATTTTAAAAGATGCCGGGATTTCTATAGATAATGGCAAGGAGCAGTTGAAGGCTTCTTCCGGAAATTTCCCCCTGGAGGTGATGTACCTACGTAATGGCGATATTCCGCAATACCTCAGGGACGGGGTGGTTGATGTCGCGATAATTGGAGAAAATATTCTGGTAGAAAAAGGGCAGGACATCATTCGCGGTGAAAAACTCGGATTTTCAAAATGCCGTGTTTCTCTTGCCGTTCCCAAGACTTTCAAATATTCGGGAATCAAAGATCTCGACGGACTCAAGATCGCAACTTCTTATCCCAATACGCTGAATAATTATTTAGAGGAAAATGGGATTTCCGCGGAGCTTCATATCATTAATGGTTCTGTTGAAATTGCGCCAAATATCGGACTTGCCGATGCGATTTGTGATATAGTTTCCAGTGGTAGCACCTTGTTTAAGAATAACCTGAAGGAAGTTGAAGTCATGCTAAAAAGCGAAGCGGTTCTAGCGATCTCTCCGGAAATAAGCGACAGCCGAAAAGAGATCCTTGAAAAACTCCAGTTCAGGCTGAAATCGGTGCTTAACGCACGAACTTCGAAATATATTTTGCTGAATGCTCCCAACGATAAACTGCCTGAAATTTTTAAATTATTACCCGGGATGCGCAGTCCCACAGTTTTGCCGCTTGCTGAAGAAGGCTGGAGTTCGGTACATACCGTGATCAATGAAGAGCGATTCTGGGAGGTGATCGACGAGCTGAAACAAAATGGAGCAGAAGGAATTCTTGTCGCACCCATCGAAAAAATGGTAATATAA
- the fabG gene encoding 3-oxoacyl-[acyl-carrier-protein] reductase, with the protein MKLLEGKNAIITGGSRGIGKGIAQVFAQHGANVAFTYNSSAESAEALAKELSGMGVKAKAYKSNAASFSEAQELVDEVVKEFGSIDILVNNAGITKDNLLMRMSEEDFDRVIEVNLKSIFNMTKAAQRTFLKQRSGSIINMSSVVGVTGNAGQANYAASKAGIIGFSKSMAQELGSRNIRTNVIAPGFIETEMTEKLDEKTVQGWRDAIPLKRGGSPEDIANACVFLGSDLSSYITGQIIHVDGGMHT; encoded by the coding sequence ATGAAATTATTAGAAGGAAAAAATGCCATAATTACAGGTGGAAGCCGTGGAATAGGTAAAGGAATTGCACAGGTTTTCGCTCAACATGGAGCCAATGTGGCTTTTACGTATAATTCTTCGGCAGAATCAGCGGAAGCGCTGGCTAAGGAACTGTCAGGAATGGGAGTGAAGGCCAAAGCATATAAATCGAATGCTGCAAGTTTTTCTGAAGCTCAGGAACTCGTTGATGAAGTGGTGAAAGAATTCGGTTCTATCGATATTCTGGTGAATAATGCCGGTATCACCAAAGACAATCTGCTAATGCGAATGAGCGAGGAAGATTTTGACCGTGTGATCGAAGTAAACCTGAAATCGATTTTTAATATGACCAAAGCCGCTCAGCGCACTTTTCTTAAACAGCGCAGCGGAAGCATTATCAATATGAGCTCTGTGGTAGGAGTTACCGGAAATGCTGGTCAGGCGAATTATGCGGCCTCTAAGGCTGGAATTATCGGATTTTCCAAGTCTATGGCCCAGGAGCTCGGTTCAAGAAATATCCGCACCAATGTGATCGCTCCCGGCTTCATCGAAACCGAAATGACCGAAAAGCTTGACGAAAAAACCGTGCAGGGCTGGAGAGATGCGATTCCTTTGAAGCGTGGAGGTTCTCCTGAAGATATCGCCAATGCCTGCGTATTTTTGGGAAGTGATCTGAGTTCATATATCACCGGCCAGATTATACATGTGGATGGCGGAATGCACACCTAG
- the sucD gene encoding succinate--CoA ligase subunit alpha, with the protein MSVLVNKNSKVIVQGFTGSEGTFHAEQMIEYGTNVVGGVTPGKGGQKHLNKPVFNTVSQAVKETGADVSIIFVPPAFAADAIMEAADAGIKVIITITEGIPVADMVKASDYIKDRDCRLIGPNCPGVITPGEAKVGIMPGFVFKKGKVGIVSKSGTLTYEAADQVVKQGLGITTAIGIGGDPIIGTTTKEAVELLMNDDETECIVMIGEIGGQLEADAAKWVKENGNKKPVIGFIAGETAPAGRTMGHAGAIVGGSEDTAQAKKKILRENGIYVVDSPAEIGKKVSEVLNG; encoded by the coding sequence ATGAGCGTTTTAGTCAATAAAAATTCTAAAGTCATCGTGCAGGGATTTACCGGAAGTGAAGGTACTTTTCATGCCGAGCAAATGATAGAATATGGTACCAATGTAGTTGGTGGCGTTACCCCAGGAAAAGGAGGTCAAAAACACCTTAACAAGCCCGTTTTCAATACAGTTTCTCAAGCTGTTAAAGAGACAGGAGCCGATGTTTCCATTATTTTTGTACCGCCTGCTTTTGCAGCCGATGCGATTATGGAAGCTGCCGACGCAGGTATAAAAGTCATTATCACTATAACTGAAGGAATTCCTGTTGCCGATATGGTGAAGGCTTCAGATTATATTAAAGACCGCGATTGCCGTTTGATAGGGCCTAACTGTCCGGGAGTTATCACTCCGGGTGAAGCCAAGGTTGGGATCATGCCCGGTTTCGTTTTCAAAAAAGGAAAAGTGGGAATTGTTTCCAAATCTGGTACCTTAACTTATGAAGCAGCAGATCAGGTTGTGAAGCAGGGTCTGGGAATCACTACTGCGATTGGTATTGGAGGTGATCCTATTATCGGGACTACTACTAAAGAGGCGGTGGAGCTATTGATGAACGACGACGAAACAGAGTGTATCGTAATGATCGGTGAAATTGGCGGACAACTGGAAGCCGATGCTGCAAAATGGGTAAAAGAAAACGGTAATAAAAAACCTGTTATAGGTTTTATCGCCGGAGAAACAGCGCCTGCAGGACGTACTATGGGTCATGCGGGAGCAATTGTTGGCGGAAGTGAAGATACCGCTCAGGCTAAAAAGAAAATCCTAAGAGAAAATGGAATTTATGTTGTTGATTCCCCAGCCGAAATAGGAAAGAAAGTTTCTGAAGTTCTCAACGGCTAA